One Brachyhypopomus gauderio isolate BG-103 chromosome 15, BGAUD_0.2, whole genome shotgun sequence genomic region harbors:
- the papss1 gene encoding bifunctional 3'-phosphoadenosine 5'-phosphosulfate synthase 1 produces the protein METSGNSHKKQKLSNATENWGMQRATNVTYQAHHVSRNKRGQAVGTRGGFRGCTVWLTGLSGAGKTTVSMALEEHLVCHGIPCYTLDGDNIRQGLNKNLGFSPEDREENIRRIAEVAKLFADAGLVCIASFISPYARDRLNARKIHEAAGLPLFEVFVDAPLDVCEQRDVKGLYKRARAGEIRGFTGIDSEYEKPEAPELVLKTDSCSVNECIQQLLDLLQERDIVPVDASYEVKELYVPENKLDLAKADAETLPAIQIGKMDMQWVQVLAEGWATPLNGFMREREYLQCLHFDCLLDGGVINMSVPVVLPVSGADKERLDGSTAVALAYGGRRVAILRNPEFYEHRKEERCARQWGTTCRDHPYIKMVMESGDWLVGGDLQVLERIYWNDGLDSYRLSPTELRHKFKEMNADAVFAFQLRNPVHNGHALLMRDTQRRLVERGYRRPVLLLHPLGGWTKDDDVPLAWRMRQHAAVLDEGVLDPASTIVAIFPSPMMYAGPTEVQWHCRARMVAGANFYIVGRDPAGMPHPVTGTDLYEPSHGAKVLSMAPGLISLEVVPFKVAAYNKVKKAMDFYDPKKHQDYDFISGTRMRKMAREGQNPPEGFMAPKAWAVLKDYYKSLEKE, from the exons ATGGAGACCTCTGGAAACTCACACAAGAAACAGAAATTGAGCAATGCCACTGAAAACTGG GGGATGCAAAGGGCGACCAACGTGACCTATCAGGCCCATCACGTGAGCCGAAACAAGCGTGGGCAGGCCGTGGGCACCAGAGGAGGTTTCCGTGGTTGCACCGTGTGGCTTACAG GCCTGTCTGGAGCGGGGAAGACGACGGTCAGTATGGCCCTGGAGGAGCACCTGGTGTGCCACGGCATCCCCTGCTACACGCTGGACGGGGACAACATCCGGCAGGGCCTGAACAAGAACCTGGGCTTCAGCCCGGAGGACCGCGAGGAGAACATTCGCCGCATCGCCGAGGTGGCCAAGCTGTTCGCCGACGCCGGCCTGGTGTGCATTGCCAGCTTCATCTCCCCGTATGCGAGG GACCGGCTGAACGCCAGGAAGATCCACGAGGCGGCGGGCCTGCCGTTGTTCGAGGTGTTTGTGGACGCACCGCTGGACGTGTGTGAGCAGAGAGACGTGAAGGGCCTGTACAAGCGCGCCCGAGCGGGAGAGATCAGAG GGTTCACGGGGATTGACTCTGAGTACGAGAAGCCTGAAGCACCGGAGCTGGTTCTGAAGACGGACTCGTGCAGCGTGAATGAATGTATCCAGCAGCTGCTGGACCTCCTACAGGAGAGG GACATTGTACCTGTTGATGCTTCATATGAAGTGAAAGAGCTGTATGTGCCCGAGAACAAGCTGGATTTGGCCAAGGCAGACGCAGAGACACTCCCTGCTATCCAAATCGGCAAG ATGGATATGCAGTGGGTTCAGGTGCTGGCCGAGGGGTGGGCCACGCCCCTCAACGGCTTCATGAGGGAGCGTGAGTACCTGCAGTGTCTGCATTTCGACTGCCTGCTGGATG GAGGGGTTATTAACATGTCAGTGCCGGTGGTCCTGCCCGTCTCGGGCGCAGACAAGGAGCGTCTAGACGGCAGCACGGCGGTGGCGCTGGCCTACGGGGGCCGTCGAGTGGCCATCCTGCGTAACCCGGAGTTCTACGAACACCGCAAGGAAGAGCGCTGTGCGAGGCAGTGGGGCACCACCTGCAGGGACCACCCCTACATCAAG atggtGATGGAGAGTGGTGATTGGCTGGTCGGCGGGGACTTGCAGGTGTTGGAGCGTATCTACTGGAATGATGGCCTGGACTCATACCGCCTCTCCCCCACTGAACTCCGCCACAAGTTCAAAGAGATGAACGCAG ACGCGGTGTTTGCGTTCCAGCTGCGGAACCCCGTGCACAACGGCCACGCCCTGCTGATGCGGGACACACAGCGGCGTCTGGTGGAGCGGGGGTACCGGCGACCCGTGCTGCTGCTGCACCCGCTGGGCGGCTGGACCAAGGACGACGACGTGCCGCTGGCCTGGCGTATGCGTCAGCACGCCGCCGTGCTGGACGAGGGCGTGCTGGATCCCGCCTCCACCATCGTGGCCATCTTCCCCTCGCCCATGATGTACGCCGGCCCCACCGAG GTGCAGTGGCACTGCCGAGCTCGCATGGTTGCTGGTGCAAACTTCTACATCGTGGGTCGGGACCCGGCCGGCATGCCACACCCAGTTACGGGTACAGACCTGTACGAGCCCAGTCACGGGGCCAAAGTGCTCAGCATGGCACCAGGACTCATCTCTCTGGAGGTGGTGCCCTTCAAAGTGGCAGCCTACAACAAAGTTAAAAAGGCCATGGACTTCTATGACCCCAAAAA ACACCAGGACTATGACTTCATCTCAGGCACGCGCATGAGGAAGATGGCCAGAGAGGGCCAGAACCCTCCGGAAGGCTTCATGGCCCCCAAGGCTTGGGCGGTGCTTAAGGACTACTACAAGTCTCTGGAGAAGGAATAA